In Camelina sativa cultivar DH55 chromosome 17, Cs, whole genome shotgun sequence, the genomic stretch tatcccTCTAACAAATACagattttctctctctaataaaataaaaaaatatttttatctattaaatcaaaactaatttttagttgaaaatttattttctctctgtaataaattatggacaaaaagtactatatatttttttaaaaaaatataagccaATTcacaatttcaaaaactaagagtttatatccaagtagacaataaaataattttaataattagattttgaatattttgttaagatttcaaatttgattctcctatcatctttcttttattttatttacaaattgttcaaaaaaattctgtaatacttatgattaataaatatgtagaattgtttctgcatatgttgtgatttgaatttttaaaaggaatatatattaatcaatctatagaaaaaaatgtgtgttttaatttctatattggcgggttggtaaaactaaatttatatagttgctaaatttatttgctcacaattataatatttaaattactacttcatatttcacaaaataatgatacaTGTAAAACTGTaagatatatcaaaaataaaatactataatattttaaaataattagtgttcaaaaaaatatgtatagatttacagaacaattaaaaataaatattatctcaaacaaaataatttttaaaataaatatagcaataagttttatattttttctttttaaatgttGATTTGTGCTTTAAGCACGAGATATCTCCTAGTGATCATAGTAAATAAGTTATTATCAAATactagtttatttttttaatacaaaatctACATTTATGAAATGctgatgtttttaaaaataaactaaacactagacatcctactatattaattgggaagtacaaatatgaaactaaccttaaaatgtgtaaaaattacattcaattgccttagaaaacttaattaagattaattaattaattaaatataattaattaattaaaaatgaaaatcagggacacatcaaataaaataaattgtagaaaagtaaaaaaaatctattagaattcaaactaattcgtacttaaaaaaacaaaaattaacaactaaaattttaaaaattcaatcgaataaaatctatataactacaaatttcatcaaaaaaattttgcAGCATGGGTTAAAAcgtttatcaaatatataacagTTCCGTTTAAcggcttagattttaaaaattaataaataaaagatataaatatagtatcttatcattttcttctttaactttcccgatttttattttatttgtttgaattaCTCAGTTTGAAatacagagagagaggaagaaaaataaatattagactttagtcattacatgcaaatgttttattgacaggttttcaataaaaaattttaaaatagaaaaattataatattaagcAAAccgaatttttaatcacaaaccattataaataacataataacaaaataaattattacaaattttcatcaaaaaaaagttcagcccgCGGTTTTCCGCGGGTTAATACCTAGTTAATATTATTAGCAAGGAAGATGAGAACCCATTTCATGGAAATAGTAATCAATATTAATGTTTCAACGTCAGAATTGATGAGTTCACATGAAACTTCATAGTAAGGAGATCAATCTGCTCACGAAGCTTTATCTCTGTTAGCGAAAGACTCACCATAGACAGTTCTACCTGCAAGACAAATTTACACACTGGCCTTAaatcatacaaatttttgtGTTAAACTAATTCCATGATTGAAGTATATTATATcgatggtaaaataaatatgtgAGATGTTTTCGaagagaaattaaatttaatttaaaatattcaaattgcTACTATAATTTacatgtaaaaacaaattaactaccatgaaattcataaatttaatttaaaaataatctgTAAGAtgaattttaatacattttattaaaatttatttaattttttttcataaatatttttcaaatcatTATCATTTATCATGATAGTTTATTCTATTTCTTCATTCTCACTGTACGTAATTTCCgtttaaaatttaagttatCTTCATTGGTTTCATACATCTTTTATCTTTGTGCTTAGAATTCTTATAGTGTCACCAAGCTAAACCTTCATATATTGcaatatatataagcaaatgCTCATTCTAAattatcaaaacaaagaaaaccacTAAAAGAGTCATAGAAATTTAAGCAATTGGGTGGCAaatattgtataattgtattcaTGTAAGAGgggatcatatatataatatagtatatattatttaaatataatataatataatatttatatatttatatttatttattttaatggaaaaaaaacttcaaattgtTCTATTTAAACTTGGAAACTAGCTTTGCGATTAACTACTTCTGCCCACCATCTGTTTAAGAGAACCAGAAAAATCAAGTTCGtcattttttcttcctttttttttctattagtaaTTTCTTATCGATCAACTTGTATGGCTTTTTACTTAGAGTTTACATGCTCTCTAAGCTTTCTCtagatttaaaaagaaatataagaTCCGTTCAATACTTTTCATGTGGTTATAGCCTTTTTCCCCCGTAAATAGTAACGATATATATGTCTTTTCAACGTTGTCACTTTGATCTATGAGTtaataattaaacattttaCATGATATATTGAAGGGTTGAAGGAAATTTTAACCAAATGGCCAATGATCAGAAGAATGGTGAGTTTTTTCCAGCGAAGGATAATGCGCCAGCTCCAGCGACAAAAGCTGATAAGAAAGAATATGTGGTATCACAGCCACATCCGATCGAAAACATTGTTTTAGTTGGGCGTACGGGGAACGGAAAAAGCGCCACCGGGAACACTATCGTCGGATCAAATGTGTTcaaatcgaaatcaaaagcATCAGGTGTTACAACGGAATGCCACGCAGTTAGAACCGTGACACCAGAAGGTCCTATACTCAATGTGATTGACACTCCTGGTATGTTGTgtcattacaaattttatatggCGGTGattgtatatctatatatatatatatatatatgttactaaTTAACGGACCGGGGTTTGTTTGTTGCAGGTCTGTTTGATTTGTCGCTGTCCGCTGATTTTATCGGTAAAGAAATCGTTAGATGCCTAACTCTAGCGGATGGAGGGCTACATGCTGTGCTATTGGTTTTATCTGCAAGGACTCGAATGAGTCAAGAGGAAGAGATGGTACTTAGTACCTTGCAGGTCCTTTTCGGCAGTAAGATTGTTGATTACCTCATCATTGTTTTCACGGGGGGAGATGTATTAGAAGAGGATGGTATGACACTGCAGGAATATTTGGGTGGTAACTTGCCTGACTTCTTAAAGGTGCGTGGTAATTTTTGATCAAATTTGTGAACTCTGTGAGGTTTCCAGCTTTGGAATTTACGAAATTTGCACTCTTTGGTTTCAGAGAGTGCTCATATTGTGTGGCCAACGAATGATCCTGTTCGATAACAAaaccaaggaggaggagaaaaagagaaagcaagTACATGAACTTCTCAAACTTATCGACCAGGTCAGAGAGCAGAACCGCAATATTCCGTATACCGATGAGATGTACTATAAGATAAAGGTTAAACAGTTTCCCATTTTTATTCCGTTTACATGTATCTCTCGTGTGTTTTAATGCTGAAATTAAATTCTCTCCCTCATCAGGAAGAAAATGATAGGCATGAGAGAGAACAAGAGGCGCTTAAATCAAAATCGTATTCAGAAGAAAAACTCGAAGCACTGAGGAAGGAGCTACAGCTAACGAATGAACGAAACCTCAAGGCAATGGCAGATATGGTATATAAACTCCTCCTAttcgttgacaaaaaaacacacacacacacatatgcATAAAAGTGGTGTTGAAATGGACGTTAACAATATATCTTTGTCTTTTCCTCAGCTGGAGAAAAATATGAGAATAGCTAATGAAGCACAACAGAAGCtctttgagaaaagagaaaaagaacagGAGCTGAGCCTCCGTGAAAAAAATGAACTGATGGAAAAGTTAAAACACATGGAAGGACGTATGCGTGACCAGATGGAAGCGCAAATGCGTACCATTCAGGGGTGCAACATTCTCTGATCACTGATCACTTTGCCCTCTTCCACCCCTGCacactttttcttcttaataattaaataaaataaaaaatgccaTTGCCGAGAGTTTGTGTTTCTGACGCGGAGTTTCCTCGTTTGAGCAAGCTCTTGGACTTCTGGCATGATCTGAGTctggttttgcttttgtttcaatttcataatttccGTTATTTCCTTGAATTGAGGCTATTCGCGTAGCCtaatctttgttttatttgcttcttgtttgtattatatatatatatctgtgtgtgtgtgcgcTTTGTAAGGGGACAtgtttaatatttgtattaataAAGAGTTGAGAAAGAGTTTTTTTCTCAATGGACACTTTGATTTGTAAAagataacaaatctaaactacAGTATGATCTGACATTCAAGCAGTACGCTTCATCTGACATTCAAGTAGAGGCTGGaagtatgaaaaaaatatatattaagaaatctCACTAAGGCATTTTAGctaggttgcatggaaacggaaacggatacgcggaaacgaaacgtttcggaaataggaaatgattttttttcaaaaaattaagtaaTAGAAATGTGTAtgaaacgtatatatatatatatatacatatctatatatatatgtctatacatatatataggtatagatataataagtccccaaacataaaaaccatattaaataaaatatacaaacaacacaaattcaaaacagaaatattagatagtttaattaaaagtaaaactgtaaaaaaatgaatgttcaaaatcaacttttttGA encodes the following:
- the LOC104757739 gene encoding immune-associated nucleotide-binding protein 8-like; this translates as MANDQKNGEFFPAKDNAPAPATKADKKEYVVSQPHPIENIVLVGRTGNGKSATGNTIVGSNVFKSKSKASGVTTECHAVRTVTPEGPILNVIDTPGLFDLSLSADFIGKEIVRCLTLADGGLHAVLLVLSARTRMSQEEEMVLSTLQVLFGSKIVDYLIIVFTGGDVLEEDGMTLQEYLGGNLPDFLKRVLILCGQRMILFDNKTKEEEKKRKQVHELLKLIDQVREQNRNIPYTDEMYYKIKEENDRHEREQEALKSKSYSEEKLEALRKELQLTNERNLKAMADMLEKNMRIANEAQQKLFEKREKEQELSLREKNELMEKLKHMEGRMRDQMEAQMRTIQGCNIL